The Seriola aureovittata isolate HTS-2021-v1 ecotype China chromosome 12, ASM2101889v1, whole genome shotgun sequence genome window below encodes:
- the imp3 gene encoding U3 small nucleolar ribonucleoprotein protein IMP3, whose translation MVRKLKYHEQKLLKKVDFINWEVDNNLHEVKVLRKYRIEKREDYTKYNKLSRNIRDLAQKIRDLDEKDGFRAQSTHRLMEKLYSIGLTPTKQNLSLTEKVTASSFCRRRLPSIMLNLRMAQNLKTAITFIEQGHVRVGPDIVTDPAFLVTRNMEDFVTWVDSSKIKQHVMNYNDERDDFDLVA comes from the exons ATGGTTCGTAAATTAAAGTATCATGAACAGAAGCTGCTGAAGAAAGTGGACTTTATCAACTGGGAGGTGGACAACAACCTGCACGAGGTCAAAGTGTTGCGGAAGTATCGCATCGAGAAGAGGGAGGACTACACCAA GTACAACAAGTTGAGCCGTAACATCAGAGATCTGGCCCAGAAAATCAGAGACCTGGACGAGAAAGACGGCTTCAGAGCTCAGAGCACACATCGACTCATGGAGAAact GTACAGCATCGGCCTCACCCCCACCAAACAGAACCTCTCCCTCACAGAGAAAGTCACGGCTTCTTCATTCTGCAG gaggaggctgCCCAGCATCATGCTGAACCTCCGTATGGCCCAGAACCTGAAGACAGCCATCACCTTCATTGAACAAGGAC ATGTGCGTGTTGGCCCAGACATCGTCACAGACCCAGCATTTCTAGTCACAAG AAATATGGAAGATTTTGTCACTTGGGTGGACTCCTCCAAGATCAAGCAGCATGTCATGAATTATAATGATGAG AGAGACGACTTTGATCTGGTGGCATAA